The DNA sequence GGCGCTTCGCAGCCGGCGGACCGCAAACCCGCCTCGATCGCCCGGACCACCAGATGCGAAGAGTCCAGCGGAACCTGACCGGCACCCTCGCCCTCGACGGTGACGGTGAGCCCGGATTCGACTGTCTCCACGATGATCTCGTCGTAGAGGCTGAGCGCAAGGCCGAGGCTGTCGAAGCCGGGTCCGAGGTTGGCGCTCGAGGCCGAGACGACGGCGGTCGCCGTCAACCCGCTGGGGAGAGTCTGCGTCACCGGCACGTCCTGTCAGACCAGACCGAGCTCGGCCGCCACGGCCACCGGGTCCACCGCCAGCGGCGTGACCGCGGGCATCCCCTTCAGCGCGGTGTCGGGGTCCTTGAGGCCGTTGCCGGTGACGGTGCACACCACGGTCGATCCCTTGGCCACCCAGCCGTCCTCGATCGACTTGAGCAGACCGGCGACGCTGGCCGCCGACGCCGGTTCGACGAAGACGCCCTCGGTGCGTGCCACCAGGTGGTACGCGGCGAGGATCTCCTCGTCGGTGGCGGCCAGGAAGCGGCCACCGGACTGCTGCTGCGCCTCCACCGCCGAGCTCCACGACGCGGGCGCGCCGATGCGGATCGCCGTGGCGATCGTCTCCGGGTTCTTCACCGGCTCACCGGTGACCAGCGGTGCGGCGCCCGCCGCCTGGGTGCCCAGCATCCGCGGCAGGCGGTCGGACAGCCCGTCGCGGTGGTATTCGGTGTAGCCCTTCCAGTACGCGGTGATGTTGCCCGCGTTGCCGACCGGCAGGGCGTGCACGTCCGGTGCCGTGCCCAGCGCGTCGACGATCTCGAACGCCGCGGTCTTCTGCCCCTCGATGCGGTACGGGTTGACCGAGTTCACCAGCGCGACGGCCGGGAAGTCCGCGGTCAGCTTGCGGGCGAGTTCCAGGCAGTCGTCGAAGTTGCCGTCGACCTGGATGATCTTGGCGCCGTGCATGACGGCCTGGGCGAGCTTGCCCATCGCGATCTTGCCCTGCGGGATCAGCACCGCGCACGTGATGCCCGCGCGCGCCGCGTACGCCGCGGCCGAGGCCGACGTGTTGCCGGTGGACGCGCACAGCACGGCCTGCTTACCGCTGGCGGCGGACTCGGTGACGGCGACGGTCATCCCGCGGTCCTTGAACGAACCCGTGGGATTGAGCCCCTCGACCTTGAGATGCACTGTGCAGCCCGTGAATTCGCTCAACCGCTTGGCATGGATCAGCGGGGTGCCGCCCTCGAGCAGGGTGACCGGCGTCCAGTCGTCACCGACCGGCAACCGGTCGCGGTAGGCCTCGATCAGGCCCGGCCACGGCCGGTGCACCGCATTGACAGGCGTGCTCATTCGCTTGTTCCTTCCATGCGCAGCACGCTGTTGACGCTCTGCACGACATCGAGATCGGCCAGCGCCGAGACGGTTTCAGACAGTGCGGCGTCGGTCGCACGGTGGGTGACGACGACGATGCGGGCACCGCAGGGCTGCCCGCCCTCGTCGACCACGCCTTCCTGGCGCACCTCGGCGATGCTGACCTCGCGCTTGGCGAATTCCGCTGCGACCGAGGACAACACACCTGGGCGGTCGGCGACGTTCATGTTGACGTAGTAGCGGGTCGCGATGTTGCCGATCGGCGACACCGGCAGCTTGGCGTACTTGGACTCCCGTGGCCCCCGGCCGCCCTGGACGCGGTTGCGCGCGGCCATCACCAGGTCACCCATCACCGCCGATGCGGTCGGCGCCCCGCCTGCGCCCTGGCCGTAGAACATCAGCCGGCCCGCGGCCTCCGCCTCGACGACGACGGCGTTGAACGCACCGTTGACCGAGGCGAGCGGATGGGTCAGCGGCACCAGCGCCGGATACACCCGGGCCGAGACCCGCTGCTGACCGTCGTCGGTGGTCAGTCGCTCGCAGATCGCCAGCAGCTTGATGGTGCACCCCAGCGCGCGGGCGGATTCGAAGTCCTCGGCCGTCACCCCGGTGATGCCTTCGCGGTACACGTCGTCGGCGGTCACGCGGGTGTGGAACGCGATGGACGCCAGGATCGCGGCCTTGGCCGCGGCGTCGTAGCCCTCGACGTCGGCGGTCGGGTCCGCCTCGGCGTAACCGAGCGCGCTGGCGTCGGCGAGCGCGCTGCCGTAGTCGGCACCGGTGTCGTTCATCGCCGACAGGATGTAATTCGTTGTGCCGTTGACGATTCCGGCCACCCGCAGCACACTGTCACCGGCCAGCGACTGGGTCAGTGGGCGAATCACCGGAATGGCGCCGGCCACCGCGGCCTCGAAGTAGAGGTCCACCCGGGCGGCCTCGGCGGCCTGGGCCAGCTCCCCCGTGGACTGCGCCATCAGCGCCTTGTTGGCGGTCACCACCGACTTGCCCTGCTCGAGCGCGGACAGGATCGCCTTGCGGGCCGGTTCCACCGGGCCCATCACCTCGACGACGATGTCGACGTCCTCACGCGACACCAGTTCCTCGATGTTGTCGGTGAGCAGGTCGGCGGGCACCCCGCGGTCGTCGGCCACCCGGCGCACGCCGACACCGCGCAGCACGAGCGGGGCGCCGACGCGCGCGGCCAGATCGGGTGCGCTCTGCTCGATGATGCGGACCACTTCGCCGCCCACGTTGCCGAGACCCAGAACTGCTACGCCTACCGGCTTTTCGTTACTCATTGACCACTCACTTCCAGACTCAACAGATCGTCGACCGTTTCGCGGCGCAGGATCAGGCGCGCGTTCCCGTCGCGCACCGCCACCACCGCGGGGCGGCCGATCAGGTTGTAACGGCTCGACATCGAATAGCAGTAGGCGCCGGTGGCGGCCACCCCGAGCAGATCACCCGGTGCCACGTCGTCGGAGATCCACGCATCACGCACGACGATGTCGCCACTCTCACAGTGCTTTCCGACGACCCGGCCCAGCGTCGGGTCGGCGTCGCTACCCCGTGACAGCAGCCGCACATCGTATTCGGCGCCGTAGAGCGAGGTGCGGATGTTGTCGCTCATCCCGCCGTCGACGCTGACGTAGCGCCGATGACGGTCCGACGCGACGGCCACATCCTTGACGGTGCCGACCTCGTACAGCGTGATCGTGCCCGGTCCGGCGATCGCCCGGCCCGGCTCGACGACGAGTTTCGGCGTGGGCAGGCCGACGGCCGCGGACTCCTCGCGGACGATCGCGGTCAGCTTGGCGGCGAGGTCGGCGACCGGCGGCGGATCGTCCTGCGGCAGGTAGGAGATGCCGAGGCCGCCGCCGAGGTCGACGGTGGACATCTGTGCGGTCTTGTCGACGCCGAACTCGGCGACGACGTCGCGCAGCAGACCGATCACCCGGTGCGCGGCGATCTCGAAGCCCGCCACGTCGAAGATCTGGGACCCGATGTGGCTGTGGAGTCCGACCAGCCGCAGGTGGTCGGTCTCGAACACGCGGCGCACCGCGGCCATCGCGGCGCCGCTGGCCAGCGACAGCCCGAACTTCTGGTCCTCGTGTGCGGTGGAGATGAACTCGTGCGTATGGGCCTCCACACCCACGGTGACCCGGATCAGCACGTCCTGGACCACGCCGGCGGCGGCGGCGATCTCGTCGAGTCGCTCGATCTCGATCATCGAGTCGACCACCACGTGCCCCACCCCGGACTTCACCGCCAGTGTGAGCTCGTCGATCGACTTGTTGTTGCCGTGCAGGGCGATCCGCTCCGCGGGGAAGCCGGCGTGCAGGGCTACGGCGAGCTCTCCGCCGCTGGCGACGTCGAGGGCCAGCCCCTCTTCGTCGATCCACCGCGCCACCTCGGTGCACAGGAACGCCTTGGCGGCGTAACGCACGTACTCGCCACCCCCGAACGCCGCCGACATCTCGCGGCACCGCGAGCGGAAGTCGTCCTCGTCGATGACGAACACCGGGGTTCCGAACCGGGCGGCGATGTCGGTCACCGCGACACCGGCGACGGACACCACACCGTCGTCGCCGCGAACGGCGTTGCGGGGCCACACGTTCGGCGCGATCCGCAGCACCTCGGCGGCGGACGCGGGGCGCTGCGGCGCGCTGCCGTGGTGGATCTCTTCGGCGTGCCGGGGACCGGCGGGATGCGCGTTCACATCCGCTCCGGGGCGCTCACGCCGAGGATCGCCAGACCGTTGGCGATGACCTGGCGGGTGGCCTGGCACAAGGCGAGCCGGGCGGCGTGCAGATCGCCCGGTTCCTCGTCACCCTGCGGCAGAACCCGGCAGGAGTCGTAGAACCGGTGGTAGTCGCCGGCGACGTCCTCGAGGTAGCGGCACACCCGGTGCGGTTCCCGCAGCGCGGCCGCCGCCTGCAGCACCCGCGGGAACTCGCCGAGGTTGCGGATCAGCGTGCCCTCTTTGTCGTGGGTGAGCAGATCGAGGTGCGCGGTGTCGGCGGTCACGCCGAGGTCGGCCGCGTTGCGCGCCAGCGCCGACAGCCGCGCGTGGGCGTACTGCACGTAGTAGACCGGGTTCTCGTTGGACGCCGACGACCACAGCGCCAGGTCGATGTCGATCGGGGTGTCCACCGACGAGCGGATCAGCACGTAGCGGGCGGCGTCCACGCCGATCGCCTCGACGAGATCGTCGAGGGTGATGACGGTCCCGGCGCGCTTGCTCATCCGCACCGGCTGACCGTCGCGGACCAGGTTGACCATCTGGCCGATCATCACCTCGACGGTGTCGGGGTCGTCGCCGAGCGCCGCGGCGGCGGCCTTGAGCCGGGCGATGTAGCCGTGGTGGTCGGCGCCGAGCATGTAGATGCACAGGTCGAATCCGCGCTGCCGCTTGTCCAGGAAGTAGGCGAGGTCACCGGCGATGTAGGCCGGGTTGCCGTCGCTCTTGATGACGACGCGGTCCTTGTCGTCCCCGAAATCGGTGGTGCGCAGCCAGGTGGCGCCGTCCTTCTCGTAGATCGCGCCGTTCTCGCGCAGCTTGGCGATCGCCTGCTCGACCCGGCCGCTGGTGTGCATCGAGTCCTCGTGGGTGAAGACGTCGAAGTCGGTGCCGAACTCGTGCAGGGAGGTCTTGATGTGGTCGAACATCAAGTCCACGCCGATCGCCCGGAACACCTCGCGCATCTGGTCCTCGGGCAGGTCGAGCGCGCCCGGATCCTTGGCGAGCACCTGGGCGGCGATGTCGCCGATGTAGTTGCCGGCGTAGCCGTCCTCGGGCGTCGGCTCACCCTTGGCCGCGGCGATCAGCGAGCTGACGAAACGGTCGATCTGCGCGCCGTGGTCGTTGAAGTAGTACTCCCGCACCACCTCGGCGCCCTGTGTGGCCAGCAGCCGGCCCAGGGCGTCACCGACGGCGGCCCAGCGGGTGCCGCCGATGTGGATCGGGCCGGTCGGGTTGGCCGAGACGAATTCGAGGTTGATGCTGCGCCCGGCCAGGTCGGCGGAATGTCCGTAGCCCTGGCCACCGGAGATGACGTTGGCGACGATCGCGTTCTGGGCGGACGCCTCGAGGCGCAGGTTGACGAAGCCCGGCCCCGCCACCTCGGCGGAGGCGATGCCGTCGGCGGCGGTCAGCGCCTCGGTCAGCCACCCGGCCAGTTCACGGGGGTTCGCACCGACCTTCTTGCCGAGCTGCAGCGCCAGGTTGGTGGCGTAGTCGCCGTGCTCGGGGTTGCGGGGCCGCTCGACCGTGACCGTCGCGGGCAGTGCGGCGGTGTCGAGGCCGCGCTCGGTCAACACAGCGGTGGCAGTGGTCCTGAGCAGCTCGGCGAGGTCGGCGGGTGTCACGGGGGTCCATCCTATGGTCTGGGGTGGTCAGAGCCCGAATCCGTTCCTGCCCGCCGCATGCGTTACGCTGTGCACGCCCAATGGCGCAGTTCCGAAAGAACGCGCCCCCGTAGCTCAGGGGATAGAGCGTCTGCCTCCGGAGCAGAAGGCCGCAGGTTCGAATCCTGCCGGGGGCACTCACATCGAGGTCTGCCTGCGGTTAGCTGGCGGGCGGCAGCGAAATGGGTCGCCGACTCGCGCGCATTCCCGTTGATCAGCGTGTAAAAGTGAGCTGGTGAATCCTGATCAGGGGGCGCTGGGAGATCAGCGGGTTCGCTCGAGAACGCCTGTCGCCGTATTCGTCGTCGTCTGCCTGCTCGCCGTCGCCGTCGTCGGATGGTTGTCACTGGTGACCCAGCCGACCGCGCTGGCGTCCACGGCGTGGTGGCCCGTCGCCGGTATCGCACTCGGACTGGGTATCCGTTTCCCGCGCAGGCACATCTGGGTTCTGGCCGCCGCGGTGGCCGCGATCACGCTTCCGCTGCTGCTGTGGGCCGGGCGGCCCGTACTGCTGGCCGTGGCGCTGGCGCTCACCGTCGGTCTCGAGATGATCGTCGGCACCATGATCCTGCGCGGCCGCGACGACTGCCTGCCGACGCTGTCCGCCCCGCGCGACCTCGGCCGACTCCTGGTGGCCGTCGTCTCGGCGGCCGTCGTCTACGACCTGGTCGGCGCGAGCGCCACCTACCTGGTCGCCGATTCCGCGGAGGCGTGGTCGCGGCTGGTGACGTCGGCGCCCAAACACGCCGCCGGGATGCTGCTGCTGGTCCCGCTGTTCATGCACCTGCCGAAACGTCCCCGCCAGGCCGGCCGGTGGGAGACGGTCGCGCAGGTCGTGGTCACGCTCGGGCTCGTCACGTTCGTCTTCGCGTTCAACCCGGGGATGCCGCTGTCCTTCCTGCCGTTCATGCCGCTGGTCTGGGTGGCGATGCGCCTGACGACCCGCCAGCTGATCTTCCTGATGCTGGCGATCGCCGCCATCGCCTCCGCCGGCTCGGCCAGCAACACCGGGCCGTTCGCGTTCAACCTCCTCGCACCGGACACCGGCAACGTCGTCCTGCAGGTCTTCGAACTGTCGATGGTGGTGGTCTTCTTGTCGCTGTCCCTCGCCGTGGGACAGGAGCGGGCGACGGCCCAGCGCCTCAACGAGAGCGAGGAACTGTTCCGCAGGATCTTCGACACGTCCGTCGCCGGGATGCTGATCGCCGCCCGGGACGCCGACGGGTGGAAGGTGCTGCGCGCCAACGACTCCGCGGTGGCCATCATCCCCGGGCTCGCCGATCCGTCGGCGGGGCTGGCCACTCTGCTGGGCGAGGAGGCCACGGCCGCCCTGTCCGCCGCGGCCGACGCGCTGACCGAGGGCAACGCGCGCCTGACACTGACGACCAGGTCGGAGCGGATCCTCAACGTCAGCATCTCCCCCATCAGCGACGACGGCGACAGCCGAACTCTCGCCCTGCAGTTCTACGACATCACCGAAGCGATGCGGGTGCGCCGCCTGGAACAGGAGGAGCTCGAGCGCGCCGCTGAAGTGCAGCGCGCCCTGCTGCCCGGTGCGCTGCCCCATACGCCCGGTTGGAGTTCCGGTGCGGCCTCCGTGCCGGCCAGGCAAGTGGGCGGCGACTTCTACGACATCCGGGTCCAGGCGCCGCACGCCGTCCTGAGCCTCGGCGACGTCATGGGCAAGGGCATGGGCGCCGGCATGCTCGCCGCGGCCACCCGCGCGGCGTTGCGCGCCAACGATCCGGAGCTCAGCCCGTCGGCCGCGGTCAGTCGCGCGGCCGACGTCATCGACCACGACCTGCAGCGCACCAGCGCCTTCATCACCCTGACGTATTTCCTCGTCGACCTCGTCACCGGCGACTTCCGCTTCACCGACGCCGGCCACGGTCTGCACTTCATCGTCCGGACCGGGTCGGGGCGGGTCGAGCGCGCCGCGTCCAGCGATCTGCCGGTGGGCCTGGACAGCGGCTGGGCCGAGAAGCGAGGCGTGTTGCAGCCCGGCGACGCGATCCTGCTGGTGAGCGACGGGGTCATGGACCTGTGGGGCGGTTCGGTGGAGAAGCTCTCGGACGCCGTCGCCCAGTGCGCGCAGCAGCACGGCACCAGTGCGCAGGCGCTGGTCGACGCGCTGTGTGCGCGGGCGAACGGCGACCTGGACCGCGACGACGTGACGGCCGTCGTCCTGCGGCGTGAGCCCGTGGACGCCGCGGCGCACTGACTCGCCGCGCTTTGAACGCCGGGTGCGCCGGATGCGCAGAAGATGTGGCGAACTTTGCGGACGCACTCATCCTGGTTTGCTGGACCGCCCGGATGTCACGCTTGTGGGGGACCTATGCCCGACACCCGAAAGGGTGCCCTTTGCGGTATTGCCACACGGGTGCCGATCCGGGCGCGCGAGCACATATGCGCTGCTCGCCAGGTGTTTCGCAAAGGTAATCAAATCAGGCGTATCGCGTCTGGAAGGAAGTAACACGGCGACACGATTTGCGGAATGAGCATATGATCTAAGGGATTTCCTATCCGAGGGGTTGATCGTGGATATCAAACGAGTACTGGCCGGGGCATCGATCGTCGGTGTCGTCGGCCTTCCGGCGTGGTTCCTGGGGGCGGGCGTCGCCGCCGCCGACCCGGCCGCCGGTCCTGAGTGCGCCGATCCGGCCACCTGCCAGCAGGCGCCCGAGGAACAGCCGCGGGAGGAGAAGCGCAACGCGAGCCAGGCGCCCATCCAGATCCCCGAGTCGTGGTCTCGTGAGGTCGCCAAGAACGTCGCCAACCTCCCGTCGCCGGTCGAGGCGAACGGCAGCGTCCCGATCTCGGTCGGTCTGCCCGACGTGGTCCCGGACATCGGGCTCAGCGTGCCGTTCCACCTGCACCCGCCGGCTCTGCCCGGGGTCGGACTGCCCGCTGTCGGCATGCCGAGCGTGAACCTGCCGGCGCCGAAGCTCGGCCCGCCCAACAACCCGCTGAACCTCGGCCCGCCGAACAATCCGTTCAAGCTGCCGAAGATCGGGTTCTGATCCGGCACTGACAGACGATCGTGGCCGCCTCGCCGATGCGAGGCGGCCACTGTCGTCTGTGGCGACCGTCAGTACTCGTCATGCCGCCGGATCCACTCGTAGGGCGGCTGTTGCGGCCAGCCCGGCGGCGAATCCTCCCACGTCTCCTGGCGGCCAAAAGGCGTGAGATCGAGCAGGTCGAACACCACCATGAACGGCTCCTCGCCGCGGTTGTACGTCGACCAGGTGTGGAACACCCGCTCGGCGTCCCGCAGGAAGACGCTGATTCCGTGCCGCTCCTGCCCGTCGACGATGACCCGGTAGTCCTCGTTGAACGTCGACGCACCCGAGGACACCCACGGCAGGTCCCAGCCCATCCGGTCCCGGTACGCCAGCAGCTTGCCCACCGGGGCGCGGGACACCAGCACGAACGACGTGTCCTTGGCGTACAGGTGCGACAGCGGACCGATGTGATCGGCCATCATCGAGCAGCCTTCGCAGCCCTGCTCCCAGTCGGCGCCGAACATGAAGTGCTGCACGATGAGCTGGCGTCGCCCGTCGAACAGGTCGGCCAGACTCAGCGGCCCGGTCTCGGTGTCGAAGACATACGGCTCGGTCACCTCCACCATCGGCAGCCTGCGACGCGCCGCGCTCACCGCGTCCTTGAGCCGCGTCAGTTCCTTCTCCCGGACCAACAGGTCCGCGCGGGCCCGTTCCCACTCCGGGCGGGACACGATCGGCGGGAGGGCTTCTCCGGTCATGGGTCACCCGTACCGCTTCACCGCATCGGCGACGCGGGTCAGCTGATCGATGTCGGAACTGGTGGGAATCAGATGCACCTCGTCGGTGCCGATCTGCTCGAACCTCTCCAAGAGCTCGAGCAGATCGTCCTCCGATCCGGCGAACCCCGTGGCCGGCGCCATGGCGTCGACGTACTCGCCCGGAATCCAGTTCATGTAGCGGCGCAGGTGGCGGTGCACCTGGGCCCGCGCCTCGTCACGCTCACCGATCGCGAACCAGAACGACGTGGCCAGGTGCGGAGCGGGTCTGCCGTCCTGCGCCCACGCGGTCCTGGCGATGTCGAACAATTCGCTCTGCTTGGCGGTGTCGAGGTCGAGGATGGTGCCCGCCATCCCGTCGGCCCAGGACGCGGCACTGCGCACGGTCTTGGGTCCGATCGTGCCGACGAGCAACTGCGGGCCACCGGCCTGCACCGGCGCCGGGCCCACCGGCAGCACGGACTCGGTCAGCTTCTCCCCCGCCCAGACCCGCTTCATCAGCCCTACCCGCTCGGCCATCTCCCGCATGGTCTGCGTGGCCGGGTCGGCGCCCACCGCGCGGTAGTCCTCGTGCCTGCCGCCGACCCCGATACCCACCGTCAGCCGGCCACCGCTGATCAGGTCACCGGTCGCGAGCGCCTTGGCGAGCATGACCGGATCGTGCAACTGCGGCACGATGACGGTCGTCACCAGCCGCACCCGCTCGGTCCATGCGGCCACCGCGCCGAGCAGCGTGAGGCTGTCGGGGTTGTCGAACGCGATCCGCTCACCCCAGCACAGCGCGGAGAACGGCCCTTCGTCGACGGCCCTTGCCCAGGCCCGCAGCGTCGCCGAATCGAGATCGGGTTCCATCACCGGCAGCGTCATTCCGATTCGCACACGCCGATTCTGGCACTGCGGGGGTTATCCCCCACGCACCTCGGCGGAAAACGCCGTATCGCCGCCGTCGGGCACTCCCTAGGTTGGAGGCATGGTCGCAGTCACCACCAGCCCCCCACCCGCGCCGGTCGCGGCCGCTGACAGCACGCCCGCGCCGCGCACCCTCGGCGTCGTCGCGACGGCCTCGATGGTGGTCGCGGCCGCGATCGGCGTGGTGTGGTTCTGGATCCCGCTCGGGCTCCTCGTGATCGGCGTGTCCTCGATACCGTCGGTCATCGGATTCTGCCTGGCCGCAGTCGTTTTCGTTTACCTCGTCCGCGGTATCGACCGGGTGGAACGGGTGCGCAGCGAAGCGGTCTTCGGGATGCGCATCGGCCGGCCCGTACGCCGGGTGTCGCCGTACACGGGGTTCCAGGCCTGGCTGCACCAGCTGTGGCTCGACGTCAGCAGCGCCTGGTTCTGGAAGGCGTTCGGGCACCACTATCTGCGCCTGGTCTACGACATCCTGGCCACCGCACTGGCTCTCGCGCTGCTGGCGTTCGCGTTCCTGGCACCCGCGGCGGCGCTCGCGGTCGACCACAGCGACGACGGGGCGGGGTTGGCGTTCCTGCCGCCGGCACTGGCCTGGCCGCTGGCCGCGGTGGCCCTGGTGGCCTCGGTGGCGATCCTGGTCTTCGCCCCGGCACTCGACGCGGTGATCGACCGCCGGCTGCTCACCCCGTCGCCCACGGCGGCGCTGAAGTACCAGGTCAGCGCGCTCAGCGATGCCCGTGCCGGTGCGGTCTCGTCCGCACAGACCGAACGGCACCGCATCGAACGCGATCTGCACGACAGCGTCCAGCCGCGGCTGGTGTCGCTGGCCATGGCGATCGGGCTGGCCCAGACGAAACTCGACACGGATCTGCCCGCCGCCACACAGCTGATCGCCGAGGCGCACGACGAGGCGAAGAACGCCCTGGTCGAATTGCGCAACGTGGTGCGCGGTATCGCGCCGACGATCCTCGCCGACCGCGGGCTCGACGCGGCGCTTTCGGCGGTGGTGCAGCGGGCGGAGAACTCCGGGGTGCCCACGACGCTGAACCTGCACCTGCCGCGGCGGCTGCCCGATGAGATCGAATCCGTCGCGTATTTCGTTGTCGCCGAGGCCCTGACGAACGTCGCCAAACACGCCGGCGCCAGTCAGGCCGTGGTCACGGTCCGCTTCGACGAACCGTCGCAGTCGCTGTACGTCTCGGTGTTCGACGACGGCCGCGGCGGAGCGGCGATCGCCGACGACGACAACGCCACCGGGCTGCGCGGTCTCGACGAGCGGGTGCGTGCGGCACGCGGCACGTTCACCGTCTCCAGCCCGTCGACCGGGCCGACCATCGTCACCGCGGTGTTGCCATGCGCATCGTGATCGCCGAGGATTCGGCGCTGCTGCGCGCCGGGATCGAACGGATCCTGGCCGATGCCGGCCACCAGGTCGTCGCCGGAGTGCCCGACGCCACCAACCTGCTGCGCCTGGTCAACGAGACGCGGCCCGACCTGGCGATCCTCGACGTGCGAATGCCGCCGACCTTCACCGACGAGGGCATCCGCGCGGCCGCACTGCTGCGCAGCCAGAACCCGGAGTCGCCGGTGCTGGTGCTGTCGCACTACGTCGAGCAGCGCTACGCCGCCGAGCTGATCGCTTCGGACACAAAAGGGTTCGGCTACCTCCTCAAGGACCGGGTGGCCGACGTGCCTGCCTTCCTCGACGCCGTGGACGTGGTCGGTCGCGGTGGCACCGTGCTGGACCCCGAAGTCGTCTCCCAGATCCTGGTGCGCTCGCACCGCCGCGCCGCTCTCGACCAGTTGACGCCCCGCGAACACGACGTGCTGCAGCTCATGGCGGAGGGCAGGACCAACTCGGCGATCGCCGCGGCGCTGCACATCTCGGTCGGCTCGGCCGAGAAGCACATCGCCTCGATCTTCTCCAAATTGAACCTCGCCCCCGACGAAGCCGAGAACCGCCGCGTCCTGGCGGTGTTGCGTTTCCTCGAATCGTGAACGCCAGGAAGGACTTCCGATGACGACCATCACTCCCCCTCCCCCGCCCCGCTCGGACCGCCGCCCGAACTGTCCCCCGGGAGCCGAACGGTGGTGCGCGGCATCCTCGTCGCCGCCGCAGCCGTCCTGGTGGTGGCCGCCGTTGCCGCGCTCGCGGTCACGTCGTGGGGTCTGAGCACCGTACGTGTGCTGAGCGACAGCCACACGCTGCCCGCGGCCATGCGGTCGTTGGTGGTCGACACCGCCGACATCCCGGTCGCGATCCGCATCTCCACCGACCCCGACGCCCGTGAGGCGAGCGCGAGTCTGCGGTTGGTCAACACCACCAGCGGCGGAGATCACCGTCTCGCGGTCACCACGGTCGGGCCGGAGACGCGCCTCGCCCTCGAAGGCCGGCCGTCGCCGACGT is a window from the Mycolicibacterium litorale genome containing:
- the thrC gene encoding threonine synthase, whose product is MSTPVNAVHRPWPGLIEAYRDRLPVGDDWTPVTLLEGGTPLIHAKRLSEFTGCTVHLKVEGLNPTGSFKDRGMTVAVTESAASGKQAVLCASTGNTSASAAAYAARAGITCAVLIPQGKIAMGKLAQAVMHGAKIIQVDGNFDDCLELARKLTADFPAVALVNSVNPYRIEGQKTAAFEIVDALGTAPDVHALPVGNAGNITAYWKGYTEYHRDGLSDRLPRMLGTQAAGAAPLVTGEPVKNPETIATAIRIGAPASWSSAVEAQQQSGGRFLAATDEEILAAYHLVARTEGVFVEPASAASVAGLLKSIEDGWVAKGSTVVCTVTGNGLKDPDTALKGMPAVTPLAVDPVAVAAELGLV
- a CDS encoding homoserine dehydrogenase, whose translation is MSNEKPVGVAVLGLGNVGGEVVRIIEQSAPDLAARVGAPLVLRGVGVRRVADDRGVPADLLTDNIEELVSREDVDIVVEVMGPVEPARKAILSALEQGKSVVTANKALMAQSTGELAQAAEAARVDLYFEAAVAGAIPVIRPLTQSLAGDSVLRVAGIVNGTTNYILSAMNDTGADYGSALADASALGYAEADPTADVEGYDAAAKAAILASIAFHTRVTADDVYREGITGVTAEDFESARALGCTIKLLAICERLTTDDGQQRVSARVYPALVPLTHPLASVNGAFNAVVVEAEAAGRLMFYGQGAGGAPTASAVMGDLVMAARNRVQGGRGPRESKYAKLPVSPIGNIATRYYVNMNVADRPGVLSSVAAEFAKREVSIAEVRQEGVVDEGGQPCGARIVVVTHRATDAALSETVSALADLDVVQSVNSVLRMEGTSE
- the lysA gene encoding diaminopimelate decarboxylase, with protein sequence MNAHPAGPRHAEEIHHGSAPQRPASAAEVLRIAPNVWPRNAVRGDDGVVSVAGVAVTDIAARFGTPVFVIDEDDFRSRCREMSAAFGGGEYVRYAAKAFLCTEVARWIDEEGLALDVASGGELAVALHAGFPAERIALHGNNKSIDELTLAVKSGVGHVVVDSMIEIERLDEIAAAAGVVQDVLIRVTVGVEAHTHEFISTAHEDQKFGLSLASGAAMAAVRRVFETDHLRLVGLHSHIGSQIFDVAGFEIAAHRVIGLLRDVVAEFGVDKTAQMSTVDLGGGLGISYLPQDDPPPVADLAAKLTAIVREESAAVGLPTPKLVVEPGRAIAGPGTITLYEVGTVKDVAVASDRHRRYVSVDGGMSDNIRTSLYGAEYDVRLLSRGSDADPTLGRVVGKHCESGDIVVRDAWISDDVAPGDLLGVAATGAYCYSMSSRYNLIGRPAVVAVRDGNARLILRRETVDDLLSLEVSGQ
- the argS gene encoding arginine--tRNA ligase, translating into MTPADLAELLRTTATAVLTERGLDTAALPATVTVERPRNPEHGDYATNLALQLGKKVGANPRELAGWLTEALTAADGIASAEVAGPGFVNLRLEASAQNAIVANVISGGQGYGHSADLAGRSINLEFVSANPTGPIHIGGTRWAAVGDALGRLLATQGAEVVREYYFNDHGAQIDRFVSSLIAAAKGEPTPEDGYAGNYIGDIAAQVLAKDPGALDLPEDQMREVFRAIGVDLMFDHIKTSLHEFGTDFDVFTHEDSMHTSGRVEQAIAKLRENGAIYEKDGATWLRTTDFGDDKDRVVIKSDGNPAYIAGDLAYFLDKRQRGFDLCIYMLGADHHGYIARLKAAAAALGDDPDTVEVMIGQMVNLVRDGQPVRMSKRAGTVITLDDLVEAIGVDAARYVLIRSSVDTPIDIDLALWSSASNENPVYYVQYAHARLSALARNAADLGVTADTAHLDLLTHDKEGTLIRNLGEFPRVLQAAAALREPHRVCRYLEDVAGDYHRFYDSCRVLPQGDEEPGDLHAARLALCQATRQVIANGLAILGVSAPERM
- a CDS encoding SpoIIE family protein phosphatase; translation: MNPDQGALGDQRVRSRTPVAVFVVVCLLAVAVVGWLSLVTQPTALASTAWWPVAGIALGLGIRFPRRHIWVLAAAVAAITLPLLLWAGRPVLLAVALALTVGLEMIVGTMILRGRDDCLPTLSAPRDLGRLLVAVVSAAVVYDLVGASATYLVADSAEAWSRLVTSAPKHAAGMLLLVPLFMHLPKRPRQAGRWETVAQVVVTLGLVTFVFAFNPGMPLSFLPFMPLVWVAMRLTTRQLIFLMLAIAAIASAGSASNTGPFAFNLLAPDTGNVVLQVFELSMVVVFLSLSLAVGQERATAQRLNESEELFRRIFDTSVAGMLIAARDADGWKVLRANDSAVAIIPGLADPSAGLATLLGEEATAALSAAADALTEGNARLTLTTRSERILNVSISPISDDGDSRTLALQFYDITEAMRVRRLEQEELERAAEVQRALLPGALPHTPGWSSGAASVPARQVGGDFYDIRVQAPHAVLSLGDVMGKGMGAGMLAAATRAALRANDPELSPSAAVSRAADVIDHDLQRTSAFITLTYFLVDLVTGDFRFTDAGHGLHFIVRTGSGRVERAASSDLPVGLDSGWAEKRGVLQPGDAILLVSDGVMDLWGGSVEKLSDAVAQCAQQHGTSAQALVDALCARANGDLDRDDVTAVVLRREPVDAAAH
- a CDS encoding DUF899 domain-containing protein, whose product is MTGEALPPIVSRPEWERARADLLVREKELTRLKDAVSAARRRLPMVEVTEPYVFDTETGPLSLADLFDGRRQLIVQHFMFGADWEQGCEGCSMMADHIGPLSHLYAKDTSFVLVSRAPVGKLLAYRDRMGWDLPWVSSGASTFNEDYRVIVDGQERHGISVFLRDAERVFHTWSTYNRGEEPFMVVFDLLDLTPFGRQETWEDSPPGWPQQPPYEWIRRHDEY